One window of Thalassovita mediterranea genomic DNA carries:
- the fmt gene encoding methionyl-tRNA formyltransferase, which produces MRLAFMGSPDFSVPVLAALIEAGHEIACVYSQPPRPAGRGKKLTPTPVHRYAEENGIEVRTPKSLKSEDEKAAFAALNLDAAVVVAYGLILPQAILDAPRLGCINLHASLLPRWRGAAPIQRAIMAGDKVTGVQAMMMEAGLDTGPVLATETTEIAADETGGSLHDRLSALGAQLAPRALEGLAGGMLTPEPQSEDGVTYAAKLTAADQRIDWTGPAHEIDQQIRGLSPFPGAWFHWTPPGEDEPLRIKALMSEYVDHAHDAAPGTLLDDQLLVACGAGKAVRLTRLQKPGSRAMDAGDFLRGNEIKAGTCFA; this is translated from the coding sequence TTGCGCCTCGCCTTCATGGGTAGCCCGGATTTCTCCGTGCCCGTGCTCGCCGCCCTGATAGAGGCGGGCCATGAGATCGCCTGCGTCTATTCGCAGCCGCCCCGCCCAGCCGGACGCGGCAAGAAGCTGACGCCCACCCCCGTACACCGCTACGCCGAGGAAAACGGCATTGAGGTGCGCACGCCCAAATCCCTCAAGAGCGAGGACGAGAAAGCCGCCTTCGCCGCACTAAACCTCGATGCAGCTGTCGTCGTCGCCTATGGCCTTATCCTGCCGCAAGCTATTCTCGATGCGCCGCGCCTTGGCTGCATAAATCTGCACGCGTCCCTCCTGCCACGCTGGCGCGGCGCTGCGCCAATCCAGCGCGCTATCATGGCGGGCGATAAGGTGACGGGCGTTCAGGCCATGATGATGGAAGCGGGCCTCGACACAGGCCCCGTCCTCGCAACAGAAACGACTGAAATCGCCGCCGATGAGACCGGCGGCAGCCTTCACGACCGGCTCTCCGCACTAGGGGCACAGCTTGCCCCGCGCGCCCTCGAAGGCCTTGCCGGCGGCATGCTCACGCCAGAGCCCCAGAGCGAGGACGGCGTCACTTATGCCGCCAAGCTCACCGCCGCCGACCAGCGCATCGACTGGACCGGCCCGGCCCATGAAATCGACCAGCAGATACGCGGCCTCTCTCCTTTCCCGGGCGCCTGGTTTCACTGGACACCGCCGGGCGAGGACGAGCCGCTGCGCATCAAGGCGCTGATGAGCGAATATGTCGATCACGCCCATGACGCGGCGCCCGGCACGCTGCTCGATGACCAGCTTCTCGTCGCCTGCGGCGCCGGCAAGGCTGTGCGTCTGACCCGCCTGCAGAAACCAGGCTCACGCGCCATGGATGCGGGCGACTTCCTGCGCGGAAACGAGATCAAGGCCGGGACATGCTTCGCGTGA
- the def gene encoding peptide deformylase has translation MAIREILTVPDPRLKEVSKPVEGGVTDDLRALMDDMLETMYDAPGIGLAAIQIGVPKRVIVMDLAGPDEEPAPRYFVNPEILPLTEDLAPYEEGCLSVPDVFDEVERPTRCRVKYLDYNGKEVDEIAEGMYAVCIQHEMDHLEGTLFIDHLSRLKRQRAVDKVKKAKRLSDKLSKSKSKSAA, from the coding sequence ATGGCTATTCGCGAAATTCTCACCGTCCCGGACCCGCGTCTGAAGGAAGTCTCCAAGCCCGTCGAAGGCGGCGTGACGGATGACCTCCGCGCGCTCATGGATGACATGCTGGAAACCATGTACGACGCCCCCGGCATTGGCCTCGCGGCGATCCAGATTGGCGTGCCCAAGCGCGTCATCGTGATGGACCTTGCTGGCCCGGATGAAGAGCCCGCACCCCGCTATTTCGTGAACCCCGAAATCCTGCCCCTGACCGAGGATCTTGCCCCATACGAAGAGGGCTGCCTCTCCGTGCCGGACGTGTTCGACGAGGTTGAGCGTCCTACCCGCTGCCGCGTCAAATACCTCGATTACAATGGCAAGGAAGTCGATGAGATCGCCGAGGGCATGTACGCCGTCTGCATCCAGCACGAGATGGACCACCTCGAAGGCACGCTCTTCATCGACCACCTTTCGCGCCTGAAACGCCAGCGCGCGGTCGACAAGGTGAAGAAGGCCAAGCGCCTTTCTGACAAGCTTTCCAAATCCAAATCGAAAAGCGCGGCCTGA
- a CDS encoding DNA recombination protein RmuC: MEALVTIGSIGLDLIHLVLLLAAIAVAVALFVIRGQLSAKATNARRDLEYAEDSVAALKAERDELRQQVKTKDAVAEQARIDLAKAEARSDEDEKKFAELAQGVLRRANTQFLELADEHFKRHKEGAQTNLKELMTPITKNLEEFAKKVSEIEKVRADDKSVLQEQVKAIGESLKVHTSETNKLVSALSAPRGGGRWGETTLRNVMEHAGLSAHCDFSEQVHGETESGRQRPDVVIKLPGGREIVVDSKVSLEDYLKALDESDPARREAFMRAHARKVRDHIKTLGSKDYQSAFSQRVDFVALFIPGESFYVAALEFEPDLFDFAAARQVIVVTPSTLLALAKAVAYGWRQEQATENAKKAAELGRDLYSRLTTLGGHVEKMGKSLNSAVDAYNKMGSSLTSRVLPAARKFEDLQIAPPEKSVPEIESIEKRATLPDRTGELEFDLGED, encoded by the coding sequence ATGGAAGCGCTCGTCACTATTGGCTCTATCGGCCTCGATCTCATTCATCTTGTCTTGCTGCTCGCGGCCATAGCCGTTGCGGTCGCCCTGTTCGTCATTCGTGGCCAGCTCAGTGCAAAGGCAACCAATGCCCGGCGGGACCTCGAATATGCGGAAGACAGCGTCGCTGCCCTGAAAGCCGAACGCGACGAACTGCGCCAGCAGGTGAAGACGAAGGACGCCGTCGCCGAGCAGGCCCGCATCGACCTCGCCAAGGCCGAAGCGCGCAGCGACGAGGACGAGAAGAAGTTCGCAGAACTCGCGCAAGGGGTGCTGCGCCGCGCGAACACGCAGTTCCTCGAACTCGCCGACGAGCACTTCAAACGCCACAAGGAAGGCGCGCAGACCAACCTCAAGGAGCTGATGACGCCGATCACCAAGAATCTCGAGGAGTTCGCCAAGAAAGTCTCGGAGATCGAGAAAGTTCGCGCCGACGACAAATCGGTCCTTCAGGAACAGGTCAAAGCCATTGGCGAGAGCCTGAAAGTCCATACCAGCGAGACCAACAAGCTGGTCAGCGCGCTCTCAGCGCCGCGCGGCGGTGGCCGCTGGGGGGAAACGACCCTGCGAAACGTCATGGAGCATGCGGGCCTGTCTGCCCATTGCGACTTTTCCGAACAGGTCCATGGCGAGACCGAAAGCGGCCGCCAGCGCCCCGACGTCGTCATCAAGCTGCCAGGTGGGCGCGAAATCGTCGTCGACTCCAAGGTCTCGCTTGAGGACTACCTCAAGGCGCTCGATGAAAGCGATCCGGCCCGCCGTGAGGCTTTCATGCGCGCCCACGCCCGCAAGGTCCGCGATCATATCAAGACGCTCGGCTCCAAGGACTATCAGAGCGCCTTCTCCCAGCGCGTCGACTTCGTCGCGCTCTTCATTCCGGGCGAGAGCTTTTACGTTGCCGCACTGGAATTTGAGCCGGACCTCTTTGATTTCGCCGCCGCCCGTCAGGTCATCGTCGTGACCCCGTCCACCCTGCTCGCCCTCGCGAAGGCGGTTGCCTATGGCTGGCGCCAGGAACAAGCGACAGAGAATGCGAAGAAAGCCGCAGAGCTCGGCCGGGACCTCTATTCACGCCTCACCACCCTCGGCGGCCATGTCGAGAAGATGGGCAAATCGCTCAATTCAGCCGTCGACGCCTACAACAAAATGGGTTCCAGCCTCACCTCCCGCGTCCTGCCCGCCGCGCGCAAGTTCGAAGACCTGCAGATCGCCCCGCCGGAGAAATCCGTGCCCGAAATCGAAAGCATCGAAAAGCGCGCCACCCTACCCGACCGCACCGGCGAGCTGGAGTTTGATCTGGGCGAGGATTAG
- a CDS encoding VOC family protein, whose amino-acid sequence MLTKTGIGAIVFYVADIDRTEVFYRDSLGLDLTRMPGEEGEAGGADWLMAEAANGVSLIFFQQDGKRGDSPVVVFHLEEGGIDGVVEGLASKGVTIVTPVSHAPDGGLTADFADPDGHTLSMYQSPGAPR is encoded by the coding sequence ATGCTCACGAAAACAGGAATTGGTGCCATCGTCTTTTACGTGGCCGACATTGACCGCACAGAGGTGTTTTATCGCGACAGTCTCGGGCTCGACCTGACGCGCATGCCGGGCGAAGAGGGCGAGGCAGGCGGGGCCGACTGGCTCATGGCGGAGGCCGCGAATGGTGTGTCGCTCATCTTCTTCCAGCAGGACGGAAAGCGCGGGGACAGCCCTGTCGTCGTCTTTCATCTGGAGGAAGGCGGCATCGACGGCGTCGTGGAGGGGCTCGCCTCAAAGGGCGTGACGATCGTGACGCCGGTGTCCCATGCCCCGGATGGCGGGCTGACGGCTGACTTTGCTGACCCTGATGGGCACACGCTGTCGATGTATCAATCGCCCGGTGCGCCGCGCTGA
- a CDS encoding NAD(P)H-dependent oxidoreductase: protein MPQLLIVYFSRTGGAEQMAKAAHKAAQSEEGCETILKVATEAGSEDLLAADGYIFCAPENLAAIAGGMKEFFDRSYYEVLGKIEGRPYAQMICAGSDGENAMRQTARIAQGWRLKIAQEPFIICTHAQTREDILADKTISEDDLDTCRELGEAMAAGLAMGVF from the coding sequence ATGCCCCAACTCCTCATCGTCTATTTCTCCCGCACAGGCGGCGCCGAGCAGATGGCGAAGGCCGCGCATAAGGCGGCCCAGTCCGAAGAAGGTTGCGAGACCATCCTGAAAGTCGCAACCGAGGCAGGCTCGGAAGACCTCCTCGCCGCCGATGGCTACATCTTCTGCGCGCCGGAGAACCTCGCCGCCATTGCGGGCGGCATGAAGGAGTTCTTCGACCGGTCCTATTACGAGGTCCTCGGCAAGATCGAGGGGCGCCCCTATGCGCAGATGATCTGCGCAGGCTCAGACGGCGAAAACGCCATGCGCCAGACCGCCCGCATCGCGCAGGGCTGGCGGCTCAAGATCGCGCAGGAGCCCTTCATCATCTGTACCCACGCGCAGACCCGCGAAGACATCCTCGCCGACAAGACGATCAGCGAAGATGACCTCGACACATGCCGCGAGCTCGGCGAAGCCATGGCCGCGGGTCTCGCCATGGGTGTTTTCTGA
- the ychF gene encoding redox-regulated ATPase YchF: MGFKCGIVGLPNVGKSTLFNALTQTAAAQAANYPFCTIEPNVGEVAVPEPRLEKLAAIAGSKEIIPARMNFVDIAGLVEGASKGEGLGNQFLANIRETDAILYVLRCFEDDDITHVAGRVDPIADLDIVETELMIADMESLEKRRAGVEKKAKSGDKDAKETLALLDLALAELNEGRPARMAEVPKEEMKAWRMLQLLTAKPVLLVANVDEDSAATGNKYSEMVMERAAKEGAEAVVISAQIEAEMAVLEPAERAEFLEMQGLEEPGLNRLIHSGYQLLGLQTYFTVGPKEARAWTIRKGWTAPQAAGVIHGDFEKGFIRAETIAFDDFVANNGEAGAKEAGKMRQEGKEYIVKEGDVLHFRFNV, translated from the coding sequence ATGGGTTTCAAATGCGGGATCGTCGGCCTGCCAAACGTTGGCAAGTCCACCCTCTTCAACGCCCTGACCCAGACGGCAGCTGCGCAGGCCGCCAACTATCCGTTCTGCACGATTGAGCCGAATGTCGGTGAAGTCGCCGTACCAGAGCCGCGTCTTGAAAAGCTCGCCGCGATCGCAGGCTCCAAGGAAATCATTCCGGCCCGGATGAACTTTGTCGATATCGCTGGCCTCGTCGAAGGCGCGTCCAAGGGCGAAGGCCTCGGCAACCAGTTCCTCGCCAACATCCGTGAAACCGACGCCATTCTCTATGTGCTTCGCTGCTTCGAAGATGACGACATCACGCACGTTGCGGGCCGCGTCGACCCGATCGCCGACCTCGACATCGTCGAGACCGAGCTGATGATCGCCGATATGGAAAGCCTCGAAAAGCGCCGTGCAGGCGTCGAGAAGAAAGCAAAATCCGGTGACAAGGATGCCAAGGAAACGCTCGCCCTGCTCGATCTTGCCCTGGCTGAGCTGAATGAAGGCCGCCCGGCCCGCATGGCTGAAGTGCCCAAGGAAGAGATGAAAGCCTGGCGCATGCTTCAGCTGCTGACCGCCAAGCCCGTCCTTCTCGTCGCCAATGTCGACGAAGACAGCGCCGCAACTGGCAACAAGTATTCTGAAATGGTGATGGAGCGCGCCGCGAAGGAAGGCGCCGAAGCCGTCGTTATCTCTGCCCAGATCGAAGCTGAAATGGCCGTTCTGGAGCCAGCCGAGCGCGCTGAATTCCTTGAGATGCAAGGCCTCGAAGAGCCGGGGCTCAACCGCCTCATCCATTCCGGCTACCAGCTGCTGGGCCTGCAGACCTATTTCACCGTCGGCCCGAAAGAGGCCCGCGCCTGGACCATCCGCAAGGGCTGGACCGCACCTCAGGCCGCAGGCGTCATCCATGGCGACTTCGAAAAGGGCTTCATCCGCGCCGAAACCATCGCCTTTGACGACTTCGTCGCCAACAATGGCGAAGCAGGCGCCAAGGAAGCCGGCAAGATGCGCCAGGAAGGCAAGGAATACATCGTCAAGGAAGGCGACGTCCTGCACTTCCGGTTTAACGTGTAA
- the pth gene encoding aminoacyl-tRNA hydrolase: MHILAGQGNPGAKYAGNRHNIGFMVLDRIAADHGFGPWKSRFQSEASEGTVQTASGPVKLLLLKPQTFYNESGRAAGEAARFYKLGPEEVTVFHDEIDLAPGRVRVKRGGGHSGNNGVRSMLAHLSPDVRRIRLGVGHPGDKSLVMPYVLNDFAKAEKDWLEATLDACSRALPLLFEDNEERFQSEVMRLAPAPKRDPKQTD, translated from the coding sequence ATGCATATTCTTGCCGGACAGGGTAATCCGGGTGCCAAATATGCTGGCAACCGGCACAATATCGGCTTCATGGTCCTCGACAGGATCGCCGCCGATCACGGATTTGGTCCGTGGAAATCAAGATTTCAAAGCGAAGCTTCCGAAGGCACGGTCCAGACCGCGTCAGGCCCGGTCAAGCTTCTGCTCCTGAAACCCCAGACCTTCTATAATGAGAGTGGACGTGCCGCTGGCGAAGCTGCGCGTTTCTACAAGCTCGGTCCTGAAGAGGTCACCGTCTTTCATGACGAGATCGACCTTGCCCCTGGCCGGGTCCGCGTCAAACGCGGCGGCGGTCATTCAGGCAATAATGGCGTGCGCTCCATGCTCGCCCACCTCTCGCCGGACGTTCGCCGCATACGTCTCGGCGTCGGCCATCCCGGCGACAAGTCGCTGGTCATGCCCTATGTGCTTAACGACTTTGCCAAGGCAGAGAAAGACTGGCTCGAAGCTACGCTGGACGCATGTTCGCGTGCGCTTCCGCTTCTCTTTGAAGACAATGAAGAGCGCTTCCAGTCCGAAGTCATGCGTCTCGCCCCGGCGCCAAAGCGCGACCCGAAACAGACGGACTAG
- a CDS encoding 50S ribosomal protein L25/general stress protein Ctc: protein MADTLNFNVEIRERTGKGGAREARRNGKVPGVLYGGGEDPVAVNLKLNEVIKGINSGHFLTSTANLVHDGKKQLVIPQAIQLDPVSDMPLHVDLYRVKASQVIAVEVPVHFTNEDEAPGLNRGGSLNIVRFAVELNVRADSIPEALEADLTGLDIGDNVKISDIKLPKGAEPTITDRDFTIATIVGKMAEVVEETEEETEADEVEAINQSDEDGEGDAEGEGEEESKE, encoded by the coding sequence ATGGCTGATACACTTAATTTCAACGTCGAAATCCGTGAGCGCACCGGTAAGGGCGGCGCACGCGAAGCTCGCCGCAATGGCAAGGTCCCAGGCGTTCTCTATGGCGGCGGCGAAGATCCGGTTGCCGTGAACCTCAAGCTCAACGAAGTCATCAAGGGCATCAATTCCGGCCACTTCCTGACCTCGACCGCAAACCTCGTCCATGACGGCAAGAAGCAGCTCGTGATCCCGCAAGCGATCCAGCTCGACCCTGTCTCCGACATGCCGCTGCACGTCGATCTTTACCGCGTGAAGGCCAGCCAGGTCATCGCGGTTGAAGTTCCGGTCCACTTCACCAACGAAGATGAAGCACCTGGCCTGAACAGAGGCGGCTCGCTCAACATCGTTCGCTTCGCAGTCGAACTGAACGTGCGCGCAGACAGCATTCCGGAAGCCCTGGAAGCAGACCTCACCGGTCTCGATATCGGCGACAACGTCAAGATCTCCGACATCAAGCTTCCAAAAGGCGCAGAGCCGACCATCACCGACCGCGACTTCACCATCGCGACCATCGTCGGCAAGATGGCTGAAGTTGTCGAAGAGACCGAGGAAGAAACCGAAGCCGACGAAGTCGAAGCCATCAACCAGTCCGATGAGGATGGTGAAGGCGACGCTGAAGGCGAAGGCGAAGAAGAATCCAAGGAATAG
- a CDS encoding BlaI/MecI/CopY family transcriptional regulator, which translates to MSKPNSSELVILKQLWAKGRQTAREIHEAVGPEQGWQLSTTRTVINRMEGKGWVKRDGEAPDNAAFYAAVLDRVETLGGLVRQLARQVLDLKGPLPASLFADSPHLSAEELDELDAIINAAEERADDETGGKS; encoded by the coding sequence ATGTCGAAACCCAATTCCTCCGAACTTGTGATCCTCAAACAACTCTGGGCGAAAGGCCGCCAGACAGCGCGCGAGATCCACGAAGCCGTCGGGCCCGAACAGGGCTGGCAGCTCTCGACCACGCGGACTGTCATAAACCGGATGGAAGGCAAGGGCTGGGTGAAGCGGGACGGCGAAGCGCCGGACAATGCTGCCTTCTATGCGGCCGTGCTGGACCGGGTCGAAACGCTTGGTGGTCTGGTGCGCCAGCTGGCCCGACAGGTTCTGGACCTGAAAGGCCCGCTGCCAGCGTCGCTCTTCGCAGACAGTCCGCACCTTTCTGCTGAGGAGCTTGATGAGCTCGACGCGATCATCAATGCCGCCGAGGAGCGCGCAGACGACGAAACGGGCGGCAAGTCATGA
- a CDS encoding peptidoglycan DD-metalloendopeptidase family protein, producing MSAAWFITLSLVWTGGLAGLARLLTGQAAGARYAQIVWRGAACLSLAPWLMLGVLSLLPRRFPEGLPEIPYLYPLSETVETASTGLRAVVAQPDWSVAEAALLVVLIAGWGARAGLSLAGQVRLQRLKAAAVEADSNALVSSRGMPPLRIIPAGSPFVAGLLKPAIYIPEAMKSPEDRRHIVIHECVHMERGDLITRPFERLIADIFWFSPFVWTIRRELDFWREAVCDEIAAERSGDPIGYARTLARAARSSAPLRTLPVSSFILPRKRSLPMRLTRILDNQQKRQRPVLASAAALLALSAAPFAVGQGSALSSSITYTHPVLIEASAKVTSEYGMRTHPISGKELMHTGMDIKGPMGTPIYSPAEGEVGFSGYKDGYGEMVEVIYADGSKLIYCQLSERLLETGDTVAAGEKVGLLGASGRATGPHLHVEYWRPVTAADGTVEMKSFDPASVDGLVIYQN from the coding sequence ATGAGTGCGGCCTGGTTCATCACGCTATCGCTGGTGTGGACGGGCGGCCTTGCCGGGCTGGCGCGGTTGCTGACAGGGCAGGCAGCAGGCGCCCGGTACGCGCAAATTGTCTGGCGCGGTGCGGCCTGCCTCTCGCTTGCCCCCTGGCTGATGCTGGGCGTGCTGTCGCTTTTGCCGAGACGGTTTCCCGAAGGCCTGCCTGAAATTCCGTATCTGTACCCTCTGTCCGAAACAGTTGAGACGGCGTCGACAGGGCTTCGCGCTGTGGTGGCGCAGCCTGACTGGAGCGTTGCCGAGGCGGCGCTGCTGGTCGTCCTGATTGCAGGATGGGGCGCGCGGGCGGGCTTGTCCCTTGCAGGGCAGGTGCGGCTGCAAAGGTTGAAGGCTGCCGCGGTGGAGGCAGACTCGAACGCTCTGGTTTCGTCGCGGGGTATGCCGCCCCTGCGTATCATCCCGGCCGGGTCGCCCTTTGTTGCGGGGCTGTTGAAGCCGGCCATCTATATTCCAGAGGCGATGAAGTCGCCCGAGGACCGGCGCCATATCGTCATCCATGAATGTGTCCATATGGAGCGCGGCGACCTGATCACGCGTCCCTTTGAACGGCTCATCGCAGATATCTTCTGGTTCTCGCCCTTTGTATGGACGATCCGGCGCGAGCTAGACTTCTGGCGCGAGGCGGTGTGCGACGAGATTGCCGCTGAGCGTAGCGGCGACCCGATCGGCTATGCCCGGACGCTGGCCCGCGCGGCCCGGTCCAGTGCGCCGCTCAGAACCCTTCCCGTTTCAAGTTTCATCCTGCCCCGAAAGAGGAGCCTACCCATGCGACTGACCCGTATCCTCGATAATCAGCAAAAACGGCAAAGGCCGGTGCTTGCCTCCGCCGCGGCCTTGCTTGCACTGTCGGCGGCCCCCTTTGCTGTCGGCCAGGGAAGCGCGCTTTCCTCCAGCATCACTTACACCCACCCGGTGCTGATCGAAGCGAGCGCCAAGGTGACAAGCGAGTATGGCATGCGTACCCACCCGATCAGCGGCAAAGAGCTGATGCATACGGGCATGGACATCAAAGGTCCGATGGGCACGCCGATCTATTCGCCCGCAGAGGGCGAGGTCGGCTTCTCCGGCTATAAGGATGGCTATGGTGAAATGGTCGAGGTCATCTACGCCGATGGCTCAAAGCTGATCTACTGTCAGCTGTCGGAACGCCTGCTGGAGACTGGCGACACTGTTGCGGCTGGAGAGAAGGTTGGCCTGCTGGGTGCCAGCGGCCGGGCGACCGGACCGCACCTGCATGTTGAATACTGGCGGCCCGTTACGGCGGCCGACGGAACGGTCGAAATGAAAAGCTTCGATCCGGCTTCGGTGGACGGGCTTGTCATCTATCAGAACTAG
- a CDS encoding NAD-dependent succinate-semialdehyde dehydrogenase, with protein MADSQRLGDTLTTINPATGEELDRYPVMTDREYETAIEQCHEAFLTWRHEAPEKRAEIIKKIGEGLKAKKSELSRLMTDEMGKLVNQGEAEIDLCVGICDWTAENGPKELKNEERELPNGGKGVITYSPIGVIYGIQPWNFPAYQVVRYAIANLMAGNGVLLKHAESVTGSALMLAEIFEDAGLPKNLFSVLRISHDQSDKVIEHKLVRGVTLTGSSGAGAIVAKKAGEQLKKTVLELGSNDAYIVLEDADMEQAVKQCVTGRVFNNGETCVAAKRFVVVDAVYDQFRDAFVEAMKNVKMGDPSKNEGDIGPMAREDLRDDLHEQVEKSVEKGAKILCGGEKPDQKGWWYPATVLDNVEPGQPAYDDELFGPVASLIRAKDADDAMRIANDSRFGLGGGIFTKDKEKAIELAEKYFDTGMVFINGFGLAQPNMPFGGVKNSGYGREHGGLGMKEFVNAKAINVMG; from the coding sequence ATGGCTGACAGTCAAAGACTGGGCGACACGCTCACGACCATCAATCCAGCGACCGGCGAGGAACTTGATCGCTATCCGGTGATGACCGATCGCGAATACGAAACCGCGATCGAGCAATGCCACGAAGCGTTCCTGACCTGGCGCCACGAAGCGCCAGAGAAGCGCGCCGAAATCATCAAGAAAATTGGTGAAGGCCTGAAGGCGAAAAAGTCTGAACTTTCCAGGCTGATGACCGATGAGATGGGCAAGCTCGTCAATCAGGGCGAAGCGGAGATTGATCTCTGCGTCGGCATCTGTGACTGGACGGCCGAGAACGGCCCGAAAGAGCTCAAGAATGAAGAGCGTGAGCTGCCGAATGGCGGCAAGGGCGTCATCACCTATTCACCGATCGGCGTGATCTATGGCATTCAGCCATGGAACTTCCCCGCTTACCAAGTCGTCCGCTATGCCATCGCCAATCTGATGGCGGGCAATGGCGTCCTCTTAAAGCACGCAGAATCTGTCACCGGCTCCGCGCTTATGCTTGCAGAAATCTTCGAGGATGCAGGCCTTCCGAAGAACCTCTTTTCGGTCCTCCGCATCAGCCATGACCAGTCCGACAAGGTCATCGAGCACAAGCTGGTGCGCGGCGTGACGCTGACGGGCAGCTCTGGCGCTGGCGCGATCGTCGCCAAGAAGGCAGGCGAGCAGCTCAAGAAGACTGTGCTCGAGCTTGGTTCGAACGACGCCTACATCGTCCTAGAAGACGCCGACATGGAACAGGCCGTCAAACAATGCGTGACAGGCCGCGTCTTCAACAATGGTGAGACCTGCGTCGCGGCAAAACGCTTCGTCGTGGTCGATGCCGTCTATGACCAGTTCCGTGACGCTTTCGTCGAGGCCATGAAGAACGTGAAGATGGGCGACCCGTCGAAGAATGAAGGCGATATTGGCCCGATGGCGCGCGAAGACCTTCGCGATGACCTCCATGAACAGGTCGAGAAGAGCGTGGAGAAGGGCGCCAAGATCCTCTGCGGCGGCGAGAAGCCGGACCAGAAGGGCTGGTGGTATCCAGCAACCGTCCTCGACAACGTCGAACCCGGCCAGCCTGCCTATGATGACGAACTGTTCGGCCCCGTTGCCTCGCTCATCCGTGCCAAGGATGCTGACGATGCCATGCGCATCGCCAATGACAGCCGCTTTGGCCTCGGCGGCGGCATCTTCACCAAGGACAAGGAGAAGGCCATCGAGCTTGCCGAGAAGTATTTCGATACCGGCATGGTCTTCATCAATGGCTTTGGTCTTGCCCAGCCCAACATGCCCTTCGGCGGAGTGAAGAATTCCGGCTATGGCCGCGAACATGGCGGCTTAGGCATGAAGGAATTCGTGAATGCCAAAGCCATCAATGTGATGGGCTAG
- a CDS encoding ribose-phosphate pyrophosphokinase, producing MKLITCNANRPLAEAIADHLDCPLSKAEIKNFADDEIFVRINENVRGEDVFLIQSTSKPANDNLMELLIAIDALARASAERITAVIPYFGYARQDRKTDGRTPISAKLVANLISTAGADRVLTMDLHAGQIQGFFDVPTDNLVAMPVIENDIRMTHNGADLMVVSPDVGGVVRARNLANRLGCDLAIVDKRRPEAGKSEVMNIIGDVTGRRCILVDDICDSGGTLVNAAAALKDAGAVGVNAYVTHGVLSNNAVKRIEDSVMDEIVICDTIRPTQEDFESKSLRVLSVAPLLGEAIRRIANNESVSKLFD from the coding sequence ATGAAACTCATTACCTGTAATGCGAACCGTCCTCTGGCCGAGGCAATTGCCGACCATCTGGACTGCCCTCTCTCCAAGGCAGAGATCAAGAATTTCGCCGATGATGAGATCTTTGTGCGGATCAATGAGAATGTCCGCGGCGAAGACGTCTTCCTGATCCAGTCCACATCCAAGCCGGCCAATGACAACCTCATGGAGCTGCTGATCGCCATCGACGCGCTGGCCCGCGCGTCGGCAGAGCGGATCACGGCAGTGATCCCTTACTTCGGCTATGCCCGTCAGGACCGCAAAACGGACGGCCGCACGCCGATCTCGGCCAAGCTGGTTGCAAACCTCATCTCGACCGCGGGCGCCGACCGCGTCCTGACCATGGACCTCCATGCCGGCCAGATTCAGGGTTTCTTTGATGTGCCGACCGACAACCTCGTCGCCATGCCGGTCATCGAGAACGATATCCGCATGACCCATAACGGCGCTGACCTCATGGTCGTCTCGCCTGACGTTGGCGGCGTGGTCCGCGCGCGTAACCTTGCGAACCGTCTTGGCTGCGACCTTGCCATTGTCGACAAGCGGCGCCCGGAAGCTGGCAAATCGGAAGTCATGAACATCATCGGTGACGTGACCGGCCGCCGCTGCATCCTGGTCGACGATATCTGCGACTCCGGTGGCACGCTTGTGAATGCGGCCGCCGCCCTGAAAGATGCCGGCGCCGTTGGCGTCAACGCCTATGTCACGCACGGCGTCCTGTCGAACAATGCTGTGAAGCGGATCGAAGACTCCGTCATGGACGAGATTGTCATCTGCGACACGATCCGCCCGACGCAAGAAGACTTCGAGTCGAAAAGCCTTCGCGTTCTCTCAGTCGCACCGCTTCTCGGCGAGGCGATCCGGCGCATCGCGAACAATGAGAGTGTCTCGAAGCTCTTCGACTGA